A region of the Syntrophorhabdaceae bacterium genome:
AGCAAGCACCAGATTGTAATTCCTCGCGTTCCATCTGCTATCTCCCGCAGTTTTGATGATGAGCTGGAAACCTTGTTCGTCCATCAAGCCTTGTAACAACTGCCAGCACTAAATATCCGCCTCATCATTAAGAGAGATTACTTCTCGAATCTCTACGCTGTCTCGCCGTGGTCGATCAATTGAATCGTGACCTTCTCTCCCGCCTTCACGTGGGTGACATGCTCGGGGATGACAATGAGACAGTTTGCTTCGCTCATGGAACGAAGGACCGAGGGCTTTTGATTGCCCGTCTTTGAAACATAAAACTCGTTACTTCTCACCGTGAAGAGACCCCTTATCAAATGATGTGACTGAACGGATACGATGTCCTGCTCCAGAAATGCGTGGACCATCGGCTTATGTATCTTTGTGGCGCCCATCAGCTTAAGAAGCGCAGGCCTCACAAATTGGATGAACGACGTCAAGGTGGGAACAGGGTTTCCGGGCAGGCCGAAGAAGAGTTTGTTACCCTTAATCCCGAACGTAAATGGGCTCCCGGGTTTGATGTTGACCTTCTCGAACTGGATCCCGATACCGAGGTCCGCGAGTATTTCTTTCACAAAATCGTACTTTCCCATGGATACGCCGCCGGTTGAAATCGTGACATCCGATCCGAGCGCGCTTAGGAATTTTTCCCTGGTATCTTCCGGCGTGTCTTTTGCAGTCCCCAGATATTCGGGCAGGCCGCCGTATTTCTTCACTTCGGAATATAGCGTGTAGGCGTTGATGTTTCTCGTCTGACCGATCCTAATTTCTTCCCCCATATCAACGAGTTCGTTACCGGTGGAGATAATTGCAACGGTCGGCTGTTTGTATACCCCCACGGGGTTGCGGTTGAGTGACGCAATGAGGCCTAAATCGGCGGACCCTACTCGATGGCCCTTCTTTAAAATCGTATCACCTTTGTTGATGTTCTCTCCTGCTAATCTGTAATTACTGTATCTGTCCGTTTCGCAGAATATTCTGACCCAACCACCCCGTTCTTCGGTATCTTCGAATCGGGTTACCGCATCAGCCCCTTCAGGCATGGGCGCACCCGTCATTATTCGTATGGCCGTTCCTCTTAGGACCCTTTTGTCGGCCCTCAACCCCCCGGCTTGAATTTCCCCCACTATCTTAAGCTTTACCGGACTATCGCGCGATGCCCCACGGGTATCCTCCGCGATAATCGCATAGCCGTCCATTGCAGAATCGTCCACCGGAGGTATACGTGTGTCTGATATGATATCTTCACAGAGAACACGACCTGACGCCTCAAGAAGATGAACACTTTCACAACCAAGGGGATTGACAGCCTCTAAGACGATCCTTTGAGCATCCTCAAAGGAGACTGATAAACCCCCGTGTTCCATAATTCCTCGTAACAGACCTCGATGCAAACCCTCACCCGACCTTACGGACTATCGACCTTTTGGGACATAAAAACTCAGGCCCGACAACCGCAATATTCTTACTACCATGATCTTTGGAGAAATCTCAATAGATTATCGGTACCAATTTGTATATTCTGTATTAGATATATCCCTTATGGTATGTATTGGTGTGTTTTTAGGAAGATTGGTATTGACACAGAGCCCCTTTTTGAGATAAAATTCACAAGCTCTACAAGCAGTTCGGGCATGGTCACTGCGATACTTTAGAGGAGTGTAACATGAGATATGGAGAAACAGGATATAATCTGGAAATTGATCTGGCCACAGGAAACATCGAGCGGGTGGAGACCGACCCGAAATTGATGGAAACTCACCTTGGAGGTCTCGGCACGAGCGTCAAACTGCACTGGGACCGCGTTCCCCCCGAAACCAAACCGTTCGATGATGGAAATATGTTAATATTCAGTTCAGGTGTTCTCAATGCCACGCCGGCATTCAGCGCCAATCGGAGTATCGTCACCTTCATCTCTCCCCAATCGCACTTGCTTGCCTACCCCATGATGGGAGGATTCTGGTCTGCGGAGCTTAAATACGCCGGTTACGACAAAGTGATCTTTCGCAACAAGTCACCCGACTGGGTCTACATCTACATCAACAACGATAAGGTCGAGATACGGGATGCTACTCACTTGAAAGGTAGAGGCGCCCTGGAAACCCAGGACCTCATCCGGAACGAGCTCAGGGACCCCAAGGCCCAGGTGGCCGCTATCGGACTTGCCGGCGAGAACAGGTGCTTCACTGCCTCCATAGAACAGGGTCGCTCCAGCGCAAGCCGGCTCGGGGGTGGCGCCGTTATGGGAGACAAGAAATTAAAGGCGGTGG
Encoded here:
- the glp gene encoding gephyrin-like molybdotransferase Glp — translated: MEHGGLSVSFEDAQRIVLEAVNPLGCESVHLLEASGRVLCEDIISDTRIPPVDDSAMDGYAIIAEDTRGASRDSPVKLKIVGEIQAGGLRADKRVLRGTAIRIMTGAPMPEGADAVTRFEDTEERGGWVRIFCETDRYSNYRLAGENINKGDTILKKGHRVGSADLGLIASLNRNPVGVYKQPTVAIISTGNELVDMGEEIRIGQTRNINAYTLYSEVKKYGGLPEYLGTAKDTPEDTREKFLSALGSDVTISTGGVSMGKYDFVKEILADLGIGIQFEKVNIKPGSPFTFGIKGNKLFFGLPGNPVPTLTSFIQFVRPALLKLMGATKIHKPMVHAFLEQDIVSVQSHHLIRGLFTVRSNEFYVSKTGNQKPSVLRSMSEANCLIVIPEHVTHVKAGEKVTIQLIDHGETA